In the genome of Gloeotrichia echinulata CP02, one region contains:
- a CDS encoding HhoA/HhoB/HtrA family serine endopeptidase, producing MNLSLKQLGLYLSLLVIGGGAGLLGSGYLLRQNDSFQELKNVTVALPPESVVPRATHGSIGATGGDNVNFIATAVQRVGPAVVRINATRKVANPISDALKNPLLRRFFGEDEQPIPEERIERGTGSGFILSQDGELLTNAHVVSDTETVQVTLKDGRTFEGKVVGVDSVTDVAVVKIPGNKLPTVRLGNSQNLIPGQWAIAIGNPLGLDNTVTIGIISATDRTSAQVGVPDKRVSFIQTDAAINPGNSGGPLLNAQGEVIGVNTAIRADAQGLGFAIPIETAARIANELFTKGRVEHPFLGIEMTDLNPAKKQQINQENKLNIQQEVGIVIKGVLDNSPAKQAGLLPGDVIQKINRKPVRTTAQVQKVVESSSVGDILEIEVNRNGQTQTFKVQSGVYPKK from the coding sequence ATGAATTTATCTTTAAAGCAACTTGGCCTTTATTTATCTTTACTTGTAATTGGGGGCGGTGCAGGTTTGTTGGGTAGTGGCTATCTTCTGCGACAAAATGACTCCTTTCAGGAGCTAAAAAATGTCACAGTGGCTTTACCTCCTGAATCTGTAGTTCCTCGTGCTACTCACGGATCTATTGGCGCTACTGGGGGCGATAATGTGAATTTTATTGCTACTGCTGTGCAAAGGGTCGGTCCGGCGGTGGTGCGAATTAATGCTACGCGCAAAGTGGCAAATCCCATCTCTGATGCTTTGAAAAATCCTCTGTTACGGCGATTTTTTGGCGAAGATGAGCAACCAATACCTGAAGAAAGAATTGAGCGCGGTACAGGATCTGGATTTATTTTGAGCCAAGATGGCGAACTACTGACTAATGCTCACGTAGTTTCGGATACCGAAACAGTACAAGTAACCCTCAAGGATGGTCGGACTTTTGAGGGTAAGGTGGTGGGAGTTGATTCTGTGACTGATGTAGCAGTAGTCAAAATTCCTGGTAATAAATTGCCTACAGTGCGGTTAGGAAATTCACAAAACTTAATACCAGGACAGTGGGCGATCGCCATTGGCAATCCCCTCGGTTTAGATAATACTGTCACCATTGGCATTATTAGCGCTACTGACCGCACTAGCGCTCAAGTTGGTGTACCAGACAAGCGTGTAAGCTTTATTCAAACTGATGCAGCAATTAACCCTGGTAACTCTGGCGGACCTTTGTTAAACGCCCAAGGAGAAGTGATTGGCGTCAACACTGCGATTCGCGCCGATGCTCAAGGTCTAGGTTTTGCTATCCCCATTGAAACAGCCGCCCGCATTGCTAATGAACTGTTTACCAAAGGGCGTGTGGAACACCCTTTTTTGGGGATTGAAATGACAGACCTTAATCCTGCTAAAAAACAGCAGATTAATCAAGAAAACAAGCTCAATATTCAGCAGGAAGTTGGTATTGTGATTAAGGGTGTCTTGGATAATTCCCCAGCCAAACAGGCAGGACTGCTTCCGGGAGACGTGATTCAAAAAATTAATCGTAAACCAGTCAGAACTACAGCCCAAGTCCAAAAGGTAGTCGAGTCTAGCAGCGTCGGTGACATTCTAGAAATCGAAGTCAACCGTAACGGTCAAACTCAAACCTTCAAAGTCCAGTCAGGGGTCTATCCCAAAAAGTAG